A stretch of Desulfurivibrio alkaliphilus AHT 2 DNA encodes these proteins:
- a CDS encoding monovalent cation/H+ antiporter subunit D family protein has product MEPIVSSKPLLALLAALIGAILVMLSGRNPNIRESWSMLAAVVMFTIIASMVPVILAGKTLVYPIFQILPGVSVTLRVDAFSLIFALAASFLWILAVSYSAGYMRGLHEHAQTRFNTCFALALFGAMGVAFADNLFTLYLFYEIVSIGTYPLVAHHQDQEGYEGAKKYIVYLTATAKGLVLPAMILIYVLTGTLEFADNVSTGILPEGANAALVTVLYFFCLLGFAKNGVMPFHGWLPGAMVAPTPVSALLHAVAVVKVGVFCTTRVMLYVFGVDIMDDLNLGIITAYFVSFTILTASIIALTKDNLKARLAYSTVSQLSYIILGVALLTPAAVEGGLIHITNHAFAKITLFFCAGAIYVAAHKKNISEMGGLGRVMPFTFGAFAIASLSMIGAPPVAGFVTKWYLLIGSLDAAQLGIVLVLLVSTLLNVGYFAPITYKAFFGKPPAGETLPAGIKEAPLTMVIPIVIAATISVIIGIYPDFMLQFVKMVTAGLM; this is encoded by the coding sequence ATGGAACCAATTGTTTCGTCAAAACCGTTGCTGGCTCTGCTGGCCGCCCTGATCGGGGCCATCCTGGTGATGCTTTCCGGGCGCAACCCCAATATCCGGGAATCGTGGTCCATGCTGGCGGCGGTGGTGATGTTCACCATCATCGCCTCCATGGTGCCGGTGATTCTGGCCGGCAAGACCCTGGTTTATCCCATTTTTCAAATCCTGCCCGGGGTTTCGGTGACCCTGCGGGTGGATGCCTTTTCGCTGATCTTCGCCCTGGCCGCCTCCTTCCTCTGGATTCTGGCGGTTTCCTACTCAGCCGGCTACATGCGGGGGCTGCACGAGCATGCCCAGACCAGGTTCAACACCTGTTTCGCCCTGGCCCTGTTCGGAGCCATGGGGGTGGCTTTTGCCGACAACCTCTTCACCCTCTATCTCTTCTACGAGATCGTCAGTATCGGCACCTACCCCCTGGTGGCCCACCACCAGGACCAAGAGGGCTATGAAGGAGCCAAGAAGTACATCGTTTACCTGACCGCCACCGCCAAGGGGCTGGTGTTGCCGGCCATGATCCTGATCTATGTGCTCACCGGCACCCTGGAATTTGCCGACAACGTCAGCACCGGCATTCTTCCCGAGGGCGCCAATGCGGCCCTGGTTACGGTGCTCTACTTCTTCTGCCTGCTGGGCTTTGCCAAAAACGGGGTGATGCCGTTCCACGGCTGGTTACCCGGCGCCATGGTGGCCCCCACCCCGGTTTCCGCCCTGTTGCACGCGGTGGCGGTGGTCAAGGTCGGGGTCTTCTGCACCACCCGGGTGATGCTCTACGTCTTCGGCGTCGACATCATGGATGATCTCAACCTGGGGATTATCACCGCCTACTTTGTTTCCTTCACCATCCTGACGGCCTCCATCATCGCCCTGACCAAGGACAATCTCAAGGCCCGGCTGGCCTACTCCACCGTCAGCCAGCTCAGCTACATCATCCTCGGGGTGGCCCTGCTGACCCCGGCGGCGGTGGAAGGCGGGTTGATCCATATCACCAACCACGCCTTTGCCAAGATCACTCTCTTCTTCTGCGCCGGGGCGATCTACGTCGCCGCCCACAAGAAGAATATCTCCGAGATGGGGGGCCTGGGCCGGGTGATGCCCTTTACCTTCGGGGCCTTTGCCATTGCCTCGCTATCCATGATCGGGGCGCCGCCGGTGGCCGGCTTTGTCACCAAATGGTACCTGCTGATCGGCTCCCTGGATGCCGCCCAGTTGGGCATTGTGCTGGTGCTGCTGGTCTCCACCCTGCTCAATGTCGGTTACTTTGCCCCCATCACCTACAAGGCCTTCTTCGGCAAACCGCCGGCCGGCGAGACCCTGCCCGCCGGGATCAAGGAAGCGCCGCTGACCATGGTGATTCCCATTGTGATTGCCGCCACCATTTCGGTGATTATCGGTATTTATCCTGATTTTATGCTGCAGTTTGTCAAAATGGTTACTGCGGGATTGATGTAA
- the nuoK gene encoding NADH-quinone oxidoreductase subunit NuoK, giving the protein MEIPVVYNTLETYLLIAALLFGFGIYGMLKNRSLIGILISAELVLCAASVNFMAFNRFLVADPAVGQIFALFIMGLAAAEAAIILSIIVAVYRNYKSIDPEETAELAG; this is encoded by the coding sequence ATGGAAATACCGGTTGTTTACAATACGCTTGAGACCTATTTGCTGATTGCCGCGCTGCTGTTTGGCTTCGGGATTTATGGGATGCTGAAAAACCGCAGCCTGATCGGGATTCTGATCTCCGCCGAACTGGTGCTTTGTGCCGCTTCGGTGAACTTCATGGCCTTCAACCGCTTCCTGGTGGCCGACCCGGCGGTGGGGCAGATCTTCGCCCTCTTTATCATGGGGCTGGCGGCGGCGGAAGCGGCCATTATTCTAAGTATCATCGTCGCGGTTTACCGTAACTACAAGTCCATCGACCCCGAAGAGACGGCGGAGCTGGCGGGGTAA
- a CDS encoding NADH-quinone oxidoreductase subunit J family protein: MTPLFTVEGLAGVVFFGFILLIIFGALVATNAVNLIRAVCGLALCLVGVAGIYYFLQSPFLALMQVLIYAGAVCVAIVFAVMLAEPQGAKRLERAHPLAGPGAFAAAALMAWGLAALALRTSWPEASSQVNAGALEDVGRAMMTTFVVSFELISLILLVAIIGSLVLARRGRR; encoded by the coding sequence ATGACGCCATTATTTACCGTAGAAGGACTGGCCGGGGTGGTTTTCTTCGGCTTCATCCTGCTGATCATCTTCGGCGCCCTGGTGGCCACCAACGCCGTCAACCTGATCCGGGCGGTGTGCGGTCTGGCCCTTTGCCTGGTGGGGGTGGCCGGGATTTATTATTTCCTGCAAAGCCCCTTCCTGGCCCTGATGCAGGTTCTGATTTATGCCGGAGCGGTCTGTGTGGCCATTGTCTTTGCGGTGATGCTGGCCGAACCCCAGGGGGCAAAAAGGCTGGAACGGGCCCATCCCCTGGCCGGGCCGGGGGCTTTTGCCGCCGCCGCCCTGATGGCCTGGGGGCTGGCCGCCCTGGCCCTGCGGACCTCCTGGCCGGAAGCGTCCAGTCAGGTTAATGCCGGTGCCCTGGAAGATGTGGGGCGGGCGATGATGACCACCTTTGTGGTCAGTTTTGAACTGATTTCCCTGATTTTGCTGGTGGCCATCATCGGTTCACTAGTCCTGGCCCGCCGCGGCCGCCGGTAA
- a CDS encoding NuoI/complex I 23 kDa subunit family protein translates to MSGYFKEIYDGCKSLVVGLGITFKYMIRPVVTLQYPRQAVKMAPRYRGHIDLVPDAESGNKCIACGMCQRNCPSGCITLKSEKPEGAKKKVLTGYRLDFTKCSLCGLCVESCPTDALDFSKEYNLAGFKAEDFVFDLLKRCEERRR, encoded by the coding sequence ATGAGCGGCTATTTTAAAGAAATTTACGATGGCTGTAAAAGCCTGGTAGTAGGCCTGGGGATCACCTTCAAGTACATGATCCGGCCGGTGGTGACCCTGCAGTACCCCCGCCAGGCGGTGAAAATGGCGCCGCGCTACCGGGGCCATATCGATCTGGTGCCGGATGCCGAGAGCGGCAACAAGTGCATCGCCTGCGGCATGTGCCAGCGCAACTGCCCGTCGGGCTGCATCACGCTTAAGAGTGAAAAACCCGAAGGGGCCAAGAAAAAGGTGCTCACCGGCTACCGGCTGGATTTTACCAAATGCAGCCTCTGCGGGCTCTGTGTGGAAAGCTGTCCCACCGACGCCCTGGATTTTTCCAAAGAATACAACCTGGCCGGTTTCAAGGCCGAAGATTTTGTCTTTGACCTGCTAAAACGTTGCGAGGAACGGAGGCGATGA
- the nuoH gene encoding NADH-quinone oxidoreductase subunit NuoH: MSEMPEIFRVLAFVGGIMALVGLNAAFSVWLERKVAGHIQRRIGPKEVGPFGIIQSLADGIKLMSKQLVVPAKADPILYRLAPALTMITAVMVFVVIPFGPALVAVDLNIGLLLVFAIASVNVLALLMGGWGSNNKYAVISATRAVSQNVAYEVPMLITVVSVVMITGTMNLNTIVGQQQNLLQWYIFPWNGSILLPVAFLIFFVCAMAETNRAPFDLGEAESELVAGFHTEYGGMGFGLFFLGEYGHVFVGCALASILFLGGWQCPLGILPGVHWLLIKTYLLVFVVMWIRWTYPRTTLYGLLNLSWKVLVPFSLAVLVVTAAMLKVF, from the coding sequence ATGAGTGAGATGCCAGAAATATTCCGGGTTTTGGCCTTTGTCGGCGGCATCATGGCCCTGGTGGGGCTTAACGCTGCCTTCTCGGTCTGGCTGGAACGGAAGGTGGCCGGCCATATTCAGCGCCGCATCGGACCCAAGGAGGTCGGGCCGTTCGGTATTATCCAGTCGCTGGCCGACGGTATTAAGCTGATGAGCAAGCAGTTGGTGGTGCCGGCCAAGGCCGACCCCATCCTCTACCGCCTGGCCCCGGCCCTGACCATGATCACCGCGGTGATGGTCTTTGTGGTGATTCCCTTCGGCCCGGCCCTGGTGGCCGTCGACCTCAACATTGGCCTGCTGCTGGTCTTCGCCATCGCCTCGGTCAACGTCCTGGCCCTGCTCATGGGTGGCTGGGGTTCCAACAACAAGTACGCGGTGATCTCCGCCACCCGGGCGGTTTCGCAGAACGTCGCCTACGAGGTGCCGATGCTGATCACCGTGGTGAGCGTGGTGATGATCACCGGCACCATGAACCTCAACACCATCGTCGGCCAGCAGCAAAACCTGCTGCAGTGGTACATCTTCCCCTGGAACGGCAGTATTCTGCTGCCGGTGGCCTTCCTGATCTTCTTTGTCTGCGCCATGGCCGAAACCAACCGGGCCCCGTTTGACCTGGGCGAGGCGGAAAGCGAGCTGGTGGCCGGCTTTCATACCGAGTACGGGGGCATGGGCTTCGGCCTGTTCTTCCTGGGTGAGTACGGCCATGTCTTTGTCGGCTGCGCCCTGGCCAGCATCCTCTTTCTCGGCGGCTGGCAATGTCCCTTGGGCATCCTGCCCGGGGTACACTGGCTGCTGATCAAGACTTACCTGCTGGTCTTCGTGGTGATGTGGATTCGCTGGACCTACCCCCGGACCACCCTTTACGGCTTGCTGAACCTCTCCTGGAAGGTGCTGGTGCCCTTTTCCCTGGCCGTCCTGGTGGTTACCGCGGCCATGCTGAAGGTGTTTTAA
- a CDS encoding NADH-quinone oxidoreductase subunit D, whose product MSQLAADPAYETFVLNMGPQHPATHGALRVKLLMDGEFIVEAEPVLGYIHRMHEKMGENRTYHQFLPNPSRLDYLSAMAYNHGYVAAVERAAGIAVPERAEYLRVITVELNRVSSHLLWLGAFVLDLGGFTPLLYTMDDREQILDLLERVTGSRLTYCYFRFGGLYNDVDDQFEAGARAVVKRIREALPMYHNLITKNIILRQRLEGIGVVTGEMCRKYGATGPVARGSGIPYDVRKHEPYSVYPEFDFDIPVYEQGDSMARYLVRMDEIEQSLRIVEQGLDKLPDGPVMAEKVPKIIKPPKGDYYHAVEAARGSFGVRLVSDGSNTPYRLKLRSPCFSNVSLFGEAARGLLLADAVALFGSLDLVIPDIDR is encoded by the coding sequence ATGAGCCAACTGGCCGCCGATCCCGCCTACGAAACCTTCGTCCTCAACATGGGGCCGCAGCATCCGGCCACCCATGGGGCCCTGCGGGTCAAACTCCTGATGGATGGCGAGTTTATCGTCGAGGCCGAGCCGGTTTTGGGCTATATCCACCGGATGCACGAAAAGATGGGGGAAAATCGTACCTACCATCAGTTTTTGCCCAACCCCAGCCGGTTGGACTATCTTTCGGCCATGGCTTACAACCACGGTTATGTGGCCGCGGTGGAGCGGGCCGCCGGCATTGCCGTGCCGGAACGGGCTGAGTACCTGCGGGTGATCACCGTGGAGTTGAACCGGGTTTCCAGTCATCTGCTCTGGTTGGGCGCCTTCGTGCTTGACCTGGGCGGCTTCACCCCCCTGCTGTACACCATGGACGATCGTGAGCAGATTCTCGACCTGCTGGAACGGGTCACCGGTTCCCGCCTGACTTACTGTTATTTCCGCTTTGGCGGTCTGTACAACGACGTCGACGACCAGTTCGAGGCCGGCGCCCGGGCGGTGGTTAAGCGGATCCGGGAAGCGCTGCCCATGTATCACAACCTGATCACTAAGAACATCATCCTGCGCCAACGGCTGGAGGGTATCGGCGTGGTGACCGGGGAGATGTGCCGCAAGTACGGCGCCACCGGACCGGTGGCCCGCGGCTCGGGCATTCCCTACGACGTGCGCAAGCACGAGCCCTATTCGGTCTACCCGGAGTTTGATTTTGATATCCCGGTGTACGAGCAGGGCGACTCCATGGCCCGCTACCTGGTGCGGATGGATGAAATCGAGCAGAGCCTGCGCATCGTAGAACAGGGGCTGGATAAACTGCCAGACGGGCCGGTAATGGCGGAAAAGGTGCCCAAGATCATCAAGCCGCCCAAGGGGGATTATTACCACGCCGTCGAGGCGGCTCGGGGTTCCTTCGGGGTGCGGCTGGTCAGCGACGGCAGCAACACTCCCTATCGCCTCAAGCTGCGCTCACCCTGTTTCAGCAATGTCAGCCTTTTCGGCGAGGCGGCTCGCGGCCTGCTGCTGGCCGATGCGGTGGCCCTGTTTGGTAGCCTGGACCTGGTAATTCCGGACATCGACCGTTAG
- a CDS encoding NADH-quinone oxidoreductase subunit C: MKAVALEKALAAVPGARVTTGDHPARGVHLEVSVPSGEIAAAARVLDQEGYFIEAITGVDWLGEQEALAKEAAKKAEAAKKAAEKAAAEAAEQGEAAAAPAAASESPPAPAAEEPAAAPEPVEDSFEVVYDFNHYQELCRVVLRTRVPRSQPQLPTISDIYPGANWHERETHDFFGLVFTGHPDLSPLLLPEDADFHPLRKDYKP, translated from the coding sequence ATGAAGGCCGTTGCGCTGGAAAAGGCCCTGGCAGCAGTGCCCGGCGCCCGGGTGACCACCGGCGATCACCCCGCCCGTGGTGTCCATCTTGAGGTAAGCGTTCCTTCCGGGGAGATCGCGGCAGCGGCGCGGGTGCTCGACCAGGAGGGTTACTTCATCGAGGCCATTACCGGGGTCGACTGGCTGGGTGAACAGGAGGCCCTGGCCAAGGAAGCGGCCAAGAAGGCGGAGGCGGCTAAAAAAGCGGCGGAAAAAGCCGCCGCTGAGGCGGCTGAGCAGGGCGAAGCGGCAGCGGCGCCGGCAGCAGCTTCAGAATCACCGCCGGCGCCGGCGGCAGAGGAGCCGGCAGCGGCACCGGAGCCGGTGGAAGACAGCTTTGAGGTGGTGTACGATTTTAACCACTACCAGGAGCTTTGCCGGGTCGTCCTCCGCACCCGGGTCCCCCGCAGCCAGCCTCAGCTGCCGACCATCTCCGATATTTACCCCGGCGCCAACTGGCATGAGCGGGAAACCCACGACTTTTTCGGCTTGGTCTTTACCGGGCATCCCGATCTGTCGCCGTTGCTGTTGCCGGAAGACGCCGATTTTCACCCCCTGCGCAAGGATTATAAGCCATGA
- a CDS encoding NADH-quinone oxidoreductase subunit B — MIKLPNHSEQRPQDDHPPVVQFAVLDKLLNLGRANSLWPMTFGLACCAIEMMATGASRFDLDRFGAGVFRPAPKQSDVMIVAGTISKKMAPAIVTLYEQMPHPKWVIAMGNCAISGGPFVFEGQYGIVEGADKILPVDVYIPGCPPRPEALIEGLLLLEEKLTGSRRFPRVEPEVGP; from the coding sequence ATGATTAAACTGCCCAACCACTCCGAACAGCGGCCGCAGGACGACCACCCCCCGGTGGTGCAGTTCGCGGTTCTGGACAAACTGCTCAACCTGGGCCGGGCCAACTCGCTGTGGCCCATGACCTTCGGCCTGGCCTGCTGCGCCATCGAGATGATGGCCACCGGCGCTTCTCGTTTTGACCTGGACCGTTTCGGGGCCGGGGTCTTCCGCCCCGCTCCCAAGCAGTCCGACGTGATGATCGTGGCCGGCACCATCAGTAAAAAAATGGCCCCGGCCATCGTTACCCTGTACGAACAGATGCCGCACCCCAAGTGGGTGATCGCCATGGGCAACTGTGCCATTTCCGGGGGGCCCTTTGTCTTTGAAGGCCAGTACGGCATTGTCGAAGGGGCCGATAAGATTTTACCGGTGGATGTGTACATTCCCGGTTGCCCGCCCCGGCCCGAGGCCCTCATCGAAGGCCTGCTGCTGCTGGAGGAAAAACTCACCGGCAGCCGCCGTTTCCCCAGGGTGGAACCGGAGGTGGGCCCATGA
- a CDS encoding NADH-quinone oxidoreductase subunit A, translating to MEQEYLINLLYVVAFFLGGVAFALGPVIISLLLAPRTRQVQTDTLYECGMQPIGEAWVRFGIVYYLYALIFLAFAVDVLFLLPVALIYAKEVILGSALLDFIVVFLFIDTLALAVVYAWKKGIFQWERRV from the coding sequence GTGGAACAGGAATACCTGATTAATCTCTTGTACGTGGTGGCTTTTTTCCTCGGAGGTGTGGCCTTCGCCCTGGGTCCGGTCATCATCTCCCTGCTGCTCGCTCCCCGCACCCGCCAAGTCCAAACCGACACCCTTTACGAGTGCGGCATGCAGCCCATCGGCGAAGCCTGGGTTCGCTTCGGTATTGTCTACTATCTCTATGCCCTGATTTTTCTCGCTTTCGCCGTCGACGTCCTGTTTCTTCTCCCGGTAGCCCTGATCTACGCCAAAGAAGTTATCCTCGGCTCCGCCCTGCTCGATTTCATCGTCGTTTTTCTGTTTATTGACACCTTGGCGCTGGCCGTGGTTTACGCCTGGAAAAAAGGAATTTTTCAGTGGGAACGGAGAGTATGA
- the mpl gene encoding UDP-N-acetylmuramate:L-alanyl-gamma-D-glutamyl-meso-diaminopimelate ligase, with product MAPTVSAALPLGSPASSGLDPALNQPPARVHKVHLMGIGGTGMAALAGMLLERGVAVSGSDQKVYPPMSDYLAGLGIEVQEGYGPQNLAGSPDLVIVGNVIRADNPEALELGRRRLPYLSFPQALRHYFLAGRRSLVVAGTHGKTTTSSLLATMLDHAGLDPGFMIGGIVQAFGRSSRTGGGPFFVSEGDEYDTAFFDKGPKFLHYAPEVCILTGVEFDHADIYADLAAVKTAFARLVALMPPQGRLVAFVDDPVVRELVAVAPCPVLGYGEGAGEGADWRLDKLTVSPGGTGFTVLRQGELFGEFFSPMPGRHNALNALAVIAVLDHLGVPPAEIAAGLAAFTGVRRRQEVRGEVGGVTVIDDFAHHPTAVRETLAALKAAYPGRRLVAVFEPRTNSSRRRVFQEAYVSVFAAADRVLIREPEGLEAIPVDERFSVQRLAADLTAAGLPARAFAEVQEIIDQLAVDSRPGDVVAILSNGGFDNIHQRLLARLGGTERGGRD from the coding sequence ATGGCGCCTACTGTTTCAGCCGCTTTGCCCCTTGGGTCTCCTGCGTCGTCTGGCCTGGACCCGGCCCTCAACCAGCCGCCGGCCCGGGTTCACAAAGTGCACCTGATGGGGATCGGCGGTACCGGAATGGCCGCCCTGGCCGGGATGCTGCTGGAGCGGGGGGTGGCGGTCAGCGGCTCCGACCAGAAGGTTTATCCCCCCATGAGCGATTACCTCGCCGGGCTGGGGATCGAGGTGCAGGAGGGCTACGGCCCGCAAAACCTGGCCGGCAGCCCGGATCTGGTGATTGTCGGCAATGTGATCAGGGCGGACAACCCTGAGGCCCTGGAGCTGGGCCGCCGGCGTTTGCCCTACCTCTCTTTTCCCCAGGCCCTGCGCCATTATTTCCTGGCCGGCCGCCGCTCTCTGGTGGTGGCCGGTACCCACGGCAAAACCACCACCTCTTCCCTGCTGGCCACCATGCTGGACCACGCCGGGCTGGATCCCGGTTTTATGATCGGCGGTATTGTCCAGGCCTTTGGGCGCAGCTCGCGCACCGGCGGCGGCCCCTTTTTCGTTAGTGAAGGGGATGAGTACGACACCGCCTTTTTCGATAAAGGCCCCAAGTTTCTCCACTACGCCCCGGAGGTCTGCATTCTCACCGGGGTGGAGTTTGATCACGCCGATATCTACGCCGATCTGGCGGCGGTCAAGACCGCCTTTGCCCGTCTGGTGGCCCTGATGCCGCCCCAAGGGCGGCTGGTGGCCTTTGTCGATGACCCGGTGGTGCGGGAACTGGTGGCCGTCGCCCCTTGTCCGGTGCTGGGTTACGGGGAGGGGGCAGGAGAGGGTGCCGACTGGCGACTGGACAAGCTGACGGTCAGCCCCGGGGGCACCGGGTTTACGGTGTTGCGGCAGGGTGAGCTTTTCGGTGAATTTTTCAGTCCCATGCCGGGCCGGCATAACGCCCTTAACGCCCTGGCGGTGATCGCCGTGCTTGATCATCTTGGGGTGCCGCCGGCGGAAATTGCCGCCGGTCTGGCTGCTTTCACCGGGGTGCGCCGGCGCCAGGAGGTGCGCGGCGAGGTGGGCGGCGTCACGGTGATTGACGATTTTGCCCATCACCCCACGGCGGTGCGGGAAACCTTGGCCGCGCTCAAGGCGGCCTACCCCGGTCGCCGGCTGGTGGCGGTTTTCGAGCCCCGCACCAACTCCAGCCGCCGCCGGGTTTTCCAGGAGGCGTATGTGTCGGTCTTTGCCGCCGCCGACCGGGTGCTGATCCGCGAGCCGGAAGGGCTGGAGGCGATCCCGGTCGACGAACGCTTTTCCGTCCAGCGCCTGGCCGCCGACCTGACCGCCGCCGGGCTTCCGGCCCGGGCCTTTGCCGAGGTGCAGGAGATCATCGACCAACTGGCAGTCGACAGTCGCCCCGGCGATGTGGTGGCGATTCTCAGTAACGGCGGTTTCGATAACATCCACCAGCGGTTGCTGGCGCGTCTCGGGGGCACCGAGCGCGGGGGGCGTGATTAA
- a CDS encoding rod shape-determining protein codes for MFLDSVFGFLSNDLAIDLGTANTLVFVKGKGIVLREPSVVAVRKDARTNKVLAVGKEAKMMLGRTPGNITAIRPIKDGVIADFEVTEAMLRYFINKVHNRRTLVHPRIIISVPSGITQVEKRAVKESAESAGAREVYLIEEPMAAAIGAGLPITEPTANMVVDIGGGTTEVAVISLAGVVYASSVRVAGDKMDESIMHYIKRRHNLAIGEHTSEVIKTTVADVLPEEPFETMEIKGRDLVSGVPKTLVISSEEIRQAITEQVDAIIEAVKMALELTPPELAADIVDQGVVLTGGGALLRNLDKRLRDETGVPVIIAEDPLSSVVLGSGKALENLDVLKEVLTS; via the coding sequence ATGTTCCTTGACTCCGTCTTCGGCTTTCTTTCCAACGACCTGGCCATCGACCTGGGCACCGCCAACACCCTGGTTTTCGTCAAGGGCAAAGGAATCGTCCTGCGCGAACCATCCGTGGTGGCGGTACGCAAGGATGCCCGCACCAACAAGGTGCTGGCCGTGGGCAAGGAAGCCAAGATGATGCTGGGCCGTACCCCCGGCAACATCACCGCCATCCGCCCCATCAAAGATGGGGTGATTGCCGACTTTGAAGTAACCGAGGCCATGCTGCGCTACTTCATCAACAAAGTGCATAACCGCCGCACCCTGGTGCACCCCCGCATCATCATCAGCGTCCCCTCCGGGATCACCCAGGTGGAAAAACGGGCGGTCAAGGAATCGGCCGAGTCCGCCGGGGCCCGCGAGGTGTACCTCATTGAGGAGCCCATGGCGGCGGCCATCGGCGCCGGGTTACCGATCACCGAACCCACCGCCAACATGGTGGTGGATATCGGCGGCGGCACCACCGAGGTGGCGGTGATCTCTTTGGCCGGGGTGGTTTATGCCAGCTCGGTGCGGGTGGCCGGCGACAAGATGGACGAGTCCATCATGCATTATATCAAGCGCCGCCACAACCTGGCCATCGGCGAGCACACCTCGGAGGTAATTAAAACCACCGTGGCCGACGTGCTGCCGGAAGAGCCTTTTGAAACCATGGAAATCAAAGGCCGGGACCTGGTTTCCGGGGTTCCCAAAACCCTGGTGATCTCCTCCGAGGAGATCCGTCAAGCCATCACCGAACAGGTGGATGCCATTATCGAGGCCGTCAAGATGGCCCTGGAGTTGACCCCGCCGGAACTGGCCGCCGATATCGTTGACCAGGGCGTGGTGCTGACCGGGGGCGGTGCGTTGCTGCGAAACCTGGACAAACGCTTGCGCGATGAAACAGGGGTGCCGGTAATCATCGCCGAGGACCCCCTTTCCTCGGTGGTGTTGGGGTCCGGCAAGGCGCTGGAAAACCTGGATGTCTTGAAGGAAGTCCTGACCAGCTGA
- the mreC gene encoding rod shape-determining protein MreC encodes MISYKKKGKRARQARNLLVFGFIAALLVIIIVASLGRKEFNVFHKLGLEVVGVAQAVSTGISGYFGGIWSDYRELINVREENRRLREELRQHKAATSQYREAVATNVRLKKLLELRESLPDPTITARVIGRDSSLWFKTITIDRGSSDGIERGMPVVTVEGVVGQVINTSPNYAKVLLANDPNSAIDVIVQKNRVQGIIKGDGDGFTLHYVLRTSDVAPGDHVITSGLGGVFPKGLPVGQVSEVIRARRGMFQTIQVEPAADFSRLEHLIIIMKKSSLAE; translated from the coding sequence GTGATCAGCTACAAAAAAAAAGGCAAACGCGCCCGGCAGGCCCGCAACCTGCTGGTTTTCGGTTTTATCGCCGCCCTGCTGGTGATCATTATTGTGGCCTCGCTGGGCCGCAAAGAGTTCAACGTCTTCCACAAGCTCGGCCTGGAGGTAGTGGGGGTAGCCCAGGCGGTCAGCACCGGCATCAGCGGCTACTTCGGCGGCATCTGGTCCGATTACCGGGAGCTGATCAACGTGCGGGAAGAAAACCGGCGCCTGCGGGAGGAATTGCGCCAGCACAAGGCCGCCACCAGCCAGTACCGGGAAGCGGTGGCCACCAACGTGCGGCTGAAAAAACTGCTGGAGTTGCGGGAGTCTCTGCCGGACCCCACCATCACCGCCCGGGTCATCGGCCGGGATTCTTCATTATGGTTTAAAACCATCACCATCGACCGGGGCAGCAGCGACGGCATTGAACGCGGCATGCCGGTGGTAACGGTGGAAGGGGTGGTCGGCCAGGTGATCAACACTTCTCCCAACTACGCCAAAGTGCTGCTGGCCAACGACCCCAACAGCGCCATCGACGTGATCGTGCAAAAAAACCGGGTTCAGGGTATAATTAAAGGCGATGGCGACGGCTTCACCCTGCATTACGTCCTGCGCACTTCAGACGTCGCCCCTGGCGACCATGTCATCACCTCCGGGCTGGGCGGCGTTTTTCCCAAGGGCCTGCCGGTGGGCCAGGTGTCGGAGGTCATCAGGGCCCGGCGGGGCATGTTTCAAACTATCCAGGTAGAGCCGGCGGCGGACTTTTCCCGGCTTGAACACCTGATCATCATCATGAAAAAGTCATCGCTGGCGGAATAA
- the mreD gene encoding rod shape-determining protein MreD, with product MSPVFFGFGILLLVLQTTTFHLLPSWLGRPDLLFLLLCFIIIYFETGPGLILTLLLGMLVDVFSGIHLGVHSLAYLLLFLVLRTMVRNLAIQGSPHQVPLVITGYLATTSFVHLLATLLAPENPVLWTWPLLLQNVIILGIICLPFFHLCQRLMTLLAERPPRSWIPLRRRPPNRFKV from the coding sequence ATGAGCCCCGTTTTTTTCGGCTTCGGCATACTGCTTCTGGTACTGCAGACCACGACCTTCCACCTGTTGCCGTCGTGGCTGGGGCGCCCCGACCTGCTCTTTTTGCTGCTCTGTTTCATCATCATTTATTTTGAAACCGGCCCCGGCCTGATCCTTACCCTGCTGCTGGGCATGCTGGTGGATGTCTTTTCCGGCATCCACCTCGGGGTCCACTCCCTGGCCTACCTGCTGCTTTTCCTGGTGCTCCGCACCATGGTCCGAAACCTGGCGATTCAGGGCAGCCCGCACCAGGTCCCTCTGGTGATCACCGGCTACTTGGCCACCACCAGCTTTGTCCATCTGCTGGCCACCCTGCTTGCTCCGGAAAATCCGGTGCTCTGGACCTGGCCGCTGCTGTTGCAGAATGTTATTATCCTGGGCATTATCTGCCTGCCCTTCTTTCATCTGTGCCAGCGCCTGATGACCTTGCTCGCCGAGCGGCCACCCCGGTCCTGGATACCTTTGCGCCGCCGTCCACCCAATCGTTTCAAGGTCTGA